The following proteins come from a genomic window of Coleofasciculaceae cyanobacterium:
- the gloA gene encoding lactoylglutathione lyase, with protein sequence MRMLHTMLRVGDLDKSIAFYCDILGMKLLRRKDYPGGEFTLAFVGYGEEKDNTVIELTYNWGVSEYDLGKGYGHIALGVDDIYGTCDRIKAQGGKVSREPGPMKHGSTVIAFVEDPNGYKIELIQLGTQGSAKKEAAATV encoded by the coding sequence ATGAGAATGCTACACACGATGCTGCGAGTCGGTGATTTAGATAAGTCGATCGCTTTTTACTGCGATATTTTGGGGATGAAGCTATTGCGACGCAAAGACTACCCAGGGGGCGAATTTACTCTGGCGTTTGTCGGCTATGGTGAGGAGAAAGACAACACCGTAATTGAACTTACCTATAACTGGGGTGTGTCTGAATATGACCTGGGTAAAGGCTATGGACACATTGCTTTAGGAGTTGATGATATCTATGGCACGTGCGATCGCATTAAAGCTCAAGGCGGTAAAGTTAGCCGTGAACCAGGACCGATGAAACACGGTAGCACTGTGATTGCCTTTGTCGAAGATCCCAATGGCTACAAAATTGAATTAATTCAGCTAGGTACACAAGGATCGGCGAAGAAGGAAGCAGCAGCAACAGTTTAA
- the ccsB gene encoding c-type cytochrome biogenesis protein CcsB: MDLIALESFLDNTSFAVLLVTMLIYWGGAAFPNLPYMATLGSTGMAVANLCMATLLGSRWIEAGYFPLSNLYESLFFLAWGVTTIHFVAERMSRSRLVGVVTSPVAMGITAFAALSLPVEMQESAPLVPALKSNWLMMHVSVMMLSYATLMVGSAIAIGFLIITRGQKVQLKGSSVGTGSFRDRVKQKTLKNSVDNAYASGSTSGNTAVMDLPQTETVTLSPERLSLADTLDNISYRVIGLGFPLLTIGIIAGGVWANEAWGSYWSWDPKETWAFITWLVFAAYLHARITRGWQGRKPAILAAVGFVVVWICYLGVNLLGQGLHSYGWFL; this comes from the coding sequence ATGGATTTAATCGCATTAGAAAGCTTCTTAGACAATACCTCTTTTGCGGTATTGCTAGTTACCATGCTGATTTACTGGGGCGGGGCTGCTTTTCCTAATCTGCCCTATATGGCAACTTTAGGTTCTACAGGAATGGCAGTGGCGAACCTCTGCATGGCTACTTTATTAGGTTCTCGTTGGATCGAGGCTGGTTACTTTCCCCTCAGCAATCTTTATGAATCTTTGTTCTTTTTAGCCTGGGGTGTCACTACGATCCACTTTGTCGCTGAAAGAATGAGCCGTAGCCGTTTAGTCGGTGTGGTTACTAGCCCTGTAGCAATGGGAATTACAGCCTTTGCTGCTTTGAGTCTTCCTGTGGAAATGCAAGAATCTGCCCCTTTAGTACCGGCTTTAAAATCTAACTGGTTAATGATGCACGTCAGCGTCATGATGTTAAGCTATGCTACTTTAATGGTAGGAAGCGCGATCGCCATTGGCTTTTTAATTATTACTCGTGGACAAAAAGTACAGTTAAAAGGAAGTTCAGTTGGTACGGGAAGTTTTCGCGATCGCGTCAAGCAAAAGACTTTAAAAAATTCTGTAGATAATGCTTATGCTAGCGGTTCAACTAGTGGCAACACAGCAGTTATGGATCTACCGCAAACAGAAACTGTAACTCTTTCTCCTGAACGTTTAAGCCTAGCTGATACTTTAGATAACATTAGCTACCGCGTGATTGGTTTAGGCTTTCCCCTCTTAACTATTGGCATTATTGCTGGGGGAGTTTGGGCTAACGAAGCCTGGGGTTCTTACTGGAGTTGGGATCCCAAAGAAACCTGGGCATTTATTACCTGGTTAGTCTTTGCTGCCTATCTTCACGCCAGAATTACTCGTGGTTGGCAAGGAAGAAAACCAGCTATCTTGGCAGCAGTTGGCTTTGTCGTAGTTTGGATCTGCTATTTAGGAGTCAACTTGTTAGGACAAGGTTTACATTCTTACGGCTGGTTTTTATAG
- a CDS encoding ubiquinol-cytochrome c reductase iron-sulfur subunit → MKRRTFFDWAGIGLLASYFPVALATCSQTKDDSNTTAQTTSNSSSTEEFVSLGTVEELESTGYLLNKESQVLVVKDSEDGLWALNPTCTHQGCIVEWESATNTLLCPCHNAKYAANGKVLAKPAPEPLAVYKIKQENSEILVKVSS, encoded by the coding sequence ATGAAACGTAGAACATTCTTCGATTGGGCTGGAATTGGATTACTAGCGAGTTATTTTCCTGTAGCTTTGGCTACCTGTTCTCAAACTAAGGATGACAGCAATACAACTGCTCAAACAACCTCTAATAGCTCTAGTACAGAAGAGTTTGTCTCATTGGGAACAGTTGAAGAATTAGAATCAACTGGCTATTTGTTAAATAAAGAGTCTCAGGTTCTTGTGGTTAAAGATAGTGAAGATGGGCTTTGGGCCTTAAATCCAACCTGTACTCATCAAGGATGTATTGTCGAATGGGAAAGTGCAACTAATACTTTGCTTTGTCCCTGTCATAACGCTAAATATGCTGCTAATGGAAAAGTCTTGGCTAAACCTGCACCAGAACCTTTAGCTGTTTACAAAATTAAACAAGAAAATAGCGAAATTTTGGTTAAAGTTAGCTCATAA
- a CDS encoding iron uptake porin: protein MINILGKTAPIVFAALITAFYSNSVQAQTTTNELINQVEQYGENQPNSIGQVTNVNQLRDVSPTDWAYEALRSLVDRYGCIAGFPNQTYRGSQPLTRYEFAAGLNSCLNQIERLIASQGSVGQEDIETINRLSQEFEAELATLGGRVDEIESRTAVLEDSQFSTTTKLAGEAIFGVASVLGGSNQELIAENGDDEIDQETVFGYRTRLELETSFTGEDLLFTRLSTGNFPEFSEVTGTFQGEIAFAEPADNDLGLEVLFYNRPIGENTNILIGAAGLAADDIANTLNVLDGDGASGAISAFGTRSPIYLPPGETGVGIIHNFGDKLEFSAGYLAGEASDPSNGAGLFNGSYSAIGQLTITPLEKLGIALTYVHGYDQSDTGVGSDLANIKSLTAAGEVEPPLDPDVFVDGVPTVNNSYGAQFSFALSDRLVIGGWGGLSKVKTLAQFVADGQTVERGTQDIWNWAATLAFPDLIKEGSLGGIIVGMEPWVESSTIDAEGFGEDEEKSLHAEAFYQYQLNDNIAITPGVIYVNKPDNNSDNDDLFIGTLRTTFNF from the coding sequence ATGATTAATATTTTAGGCAAAACTGCCCCAATTGTTTTTGCTGCCTTGATCACAGCATTTTACAGCAATTCAGTCCAGGCTCAAACTACAACGAACGAATTAATTAACCAAGTCGAACAATACGGAGAAAATCAACCAAACAGCATTGGTCAAGTAACCAACGTCAATCAGCTACGAGATGTTTCGCCGACGGATTGGGCTTACGAAGCATTAAGAAGTTTGGTAGATCGTTACGGGTGTATCGCTGGTTTTCCTAACCAGACTTATCGTGGTAGTCAGCCTCTAACCCGTTATGAATTTGCTGCGGGTTTGAACTCCTGTCTCAATCAGATCGAACGTTTGATTGCTTCTCAAGGTTCTGTAGGTCAAGAAGATATTGAGACAATTAATCGTCTCAGCCAAGAATTTGAGGCAGAATTAGCTACCCTAGGTGGCAGAGTTGACGAGATTGAAAGCCGAACTGCCGTATTAGAAGATAGTCAGTTTTCTACTACTACTAAGTTAGCGGGGGAAGCAATTTTTGGTGTTGCTTCTGTGTTAGGCGGATCTAACCAGGAATTAATCGCAGAAAATGGTGATGACGAAATCGACCAAGAAACTGTATTTGGCTACCGTACTCGCTTGGAGTTAGAAACCAGTTTTACGGGAGAAGATTTACTATTTACTCGCCTGTCTACGGGGAATTTTCCTGAGTTTTCCGAGGTAACAGGCACATTCCAGGGAGAAATAGCTTTTGCCGAACCAGCAGATAACGATTTAGGTTTAGAAGTCTTATTTTACAATCGCCCGATTGGCGAAAATACCAATATTTTGATCGGTGCCGCAGGACTAGCAGCGGATGATATTGCCAATACTCTGAACGTGTTAGATGGTGATGGTGCTTCGGGGGCAATTTCTGCCTTTGGTACTCGCAGTCCGATTTATTTGCCACCAGGAGAAACAGGCGTAGGCATAATTCACAACTTTGGCGACAAGTTAGAGTTTAGCGCGGGTTATCTCGCAGGAGAAGCCAGCGATCCGAGTAATGGGGCTGGTTTATTTAATGGTTCATATAGTGCGATCGGGCAGCTGACTATTACTCCCTTGGAAAAGTTAGGTATTGCCTTGACTTATGTTCATGGTTACGACCAGAGTGATACTGGCGTAGGTAGCGATCTAGCCAATATTAAATCCTTGACCGCAGCAGGAGAAGTAGAACCACCTCTCGATCCAGACGTTTTTGTAGATGGTGTGCCTACTGTTAATAATTCCTATGGCGCACAGTTTTCTTTTGCCTTGAGCGATCGCCTTGTCATTGGGGGCTGGGGTGGCTTGAGTAAAGTCAAAACTCTCGCTCAATTTGTTGCCGATGGACAAACTGTAGAACGTGGGACGCAAGATATTTGGAATTGGGCAGCTACTCTAGCTTTTCCTGACTTGATTAAAGAAGGAAGCTTGGGCGGAATTATCGTCGGGATGGAACCCTGGGTAGAAAGTTCTACTATTGATGCAGAAGGGTTTGGTGAGGATGAAGAAAAATCTTTGCACGCGGAAGCTTTTTATCAATATCAGTTAAACGACAACATCGCTATTACCCCTGGAGTTATTTACGTCAATAAACCAGATAATAACAGCGATAATGATGATCTGTTTATTGGTACTCTGCGAACTACGTTTAATTTTTAG
- a CDS encoding translocation/assembly module TamB domain-containing protein, protein MTKSIKQPPNPEPKKPNLLQRLFNPLKSSPKRLAGGVVAIAAFGSLGYWGTQVLVKKKLPPFLENQIGKIIERPIDLGEVKGFSLNSIEFGETIIPPTATDTDKVTVEGVKVGFNIFPVLFGRTLPLDVALIQPDIYLEQQQDGEWIDLDFLQSDREQKDPLVYFDVDLDVEQADITAVPYQQNPLTGQVDGSGRFNQKQAFLEYDLDAIIEQAKASIQGETQLETGGTDTKLLVQNLALSDAATLLPIPVEIDTGTLNADLDINIPSFEEITAANIKGMVNLQNLEGEATSLNAPISAESKLNFSGRNADVKQTQASLGDITARVDGQVNLDTGYDLNVNVLPFQLATLPNNLTQQLPVDLAGEVQAQVQLRGAIKDPQLTGNVNNTQTVIIDQTPLKQIEADFRANLARVVLENVQIIPLAGGNVTAEGTIETNLRQALESDQPLDATKMPLAFSFQADLPTRELISPYYQLPQQVAIGELQAQGQIDGTVDNPKGLVKWNIADTNASNLEDIAGSGELLIANQNLVLQDTEIIYGDGQVDLTANANLDSKQWQASLDANSLNLTPFLSQFSNPNLNLDQPVAVDNATAKFNGKLDQLDLAKIQGTADLNLDVNGGDVAVNSQINAGNIQANATTNNIQLDSFITSLPVPASVQSGEISASGRLKQLLAFNDNPGLNSLQANADLNLQVDGEAVAVNSQIDSGRIQANANTSQIDLNRIAPNLPVPANIRSSQVTASGELRQLLTFAEQRNLSTVDARVDADLNVAEGTVRAIANLNNNQWQANLDANNVSSRLLLEKFAPSNLASVEVDNINAQANLTGDIQPILNNDTNIPVAVNQFTVNSGAQNVNARGNLTLANITSNLDVANTNLNIAANLDFDRLPIDQIVAATSQDNELIAQSVNVGGQAEFNGQFNGQQLLSAPTENVSLTGDLRLLDFAFNEIDFDPVMTGTLDVQPYAKRYPLGQQEIALNLQGQQDVIAARAVPCNTSDCQLPYLPTNLEIRQGEDTNQPVIATGDRQGDIFSLDVDNFPLALLNLAPGTAAGIEGALAGRTTGEVDLDLYTLAAEGNINIDNPGLGYIQADSLNADFNYNPASNIAAINSASLNLGDSEYNLNAALNLESGQIDGRLGIPQAYIQDVLTTLRWFTVEDVTNLFNIPDYAEASAIRPAPEKETVDESIARKLNQLRKVNSQIQANAAAQEVGSIPTELDIQGKYQGEVILGGTIQTPQADFRVEGNDWQWQPKSAYPNIVNPLGLVIEEAQYISLPKLVIAGDLQGTTVDLNEASIQLQEAVLSLQGQLSPEQLNTEFSVANLTVDNISNFVNIPVDLAGEINSVGTIEGTPNNPQIAGKVAFSDGAFNGNLLPSKLAGNFNYDGSEVVFNTTAPDSIQVKATVPYPIIPGKSDRLTASANLEQEAFVFLAAFSQNYLNWTGGEGNAQLEASASLDLNRENIIYDLDAQGVVNLKDANVLVETPFFSEPFIGTGKITLNNQIVNVETLNGTFADKDLSVTGKLPILTAVNNLDNPLTIDLPPGDIEIDELYQGGVEGQVTVTGASLKPVIGGEVTLEDGDVSIPESETPTQEDTVQFANTKVSDTVAGTKATNKAQAQPQNAAAKSSFVTALNNLKVNLKDFNLQQDPLYTFQLKGGLTLNGTIDEPSNIIPQGRLLLTQADVDLFSNSFSAARNRENTIVFTPNAGIFNPELDIILRTTVEDVDGQEFSNLRLAEANSNEIADPLSSTNSSQTVRISLVIDGETTEILPNLAQTRNLNCNIRPNNEPLVEKNQYYAEAELNRFTQCFNQIADAGGDNRNLINSPAVELTSIPSLNQGEIVNLLSGQFIAFARDVSNRSQSELFDLGVNKFILTPLQNEVFYFVEDTTVRLGRNIGLDYLTVFPNLEAIYELNQDSSVRSTYNYVLNEATIEYQRNF, encoded by the coding sequence ATGACTAAATCTATCAAACAGCCTCCCAACCCCGAACCAAAAAAGCCTAATCTTTTGCAGCGGTTGTTTAATCCGCTTAAATCTTCTCCTAAAAGGTTAGCCGGAGGAGTAGTTGCGATCGCAGCTTTTGGTAGTCTGGGTTACTGGGGAACGCAGGTATTAGTCAAAAAGAAATTACCGCCGTTTCTGGAAAATCAGATTGGTAAAATCATTGAACGCCCGATAGATTTGGGTGAAGTAAAAGGCTTTTCTCTCAACAGCATTGAGTTCGGTGAAACAATTATTCCGCCTACCGCTACCGACACGGACAAAGTAACGGTAGAAGGAGTGAAAGTAGGATTTAATATTTTCCCTGTCTTATTCGGCCGTACTTTACCCTTGGATGTTGCGCTGATTCAGCCAGACATTTATTTAGAACAACAACAGGATGGGGAATGGATCGATCTAGACTTTCTCCAAAGCGATCGAGAGCAAAAAGATCCTTTAGTCTATTTTGATGTTGATTTAGATGTCGAACAAGCTGATATTACCGCTGTACCTTATCAGCAAAATCCTCTCACGGGGCAAGTAGACGGTAGCGGTAGATTTAATCAGAAACAAGCGTTTTTAGAGTATGATTTAGACGCAATTATTGAACAAGCTAAAGCCAGCATCCAAGGAGAAACTCAGCTAGAAACTGGTGGTACCGATACCAAGCTGCTAGTTCAAAATTTAGCTTTATCGGATGCAGCAACTTTATTACCGATTCCTGTTGAAATTGATACTGGGACTCTCAATGCAGATTTAGATATTAACATTCCTTCCTTTGAGGAAATTACCGCAGCCAACATTAAAGGGATGGTCAATCTGCAAAACCTTGAGGGAGAAGCAACTAGTTTAAATGCTCCTATTTCAGCAGAATCAAAATTAAACTTTAGTGGACGTAATGCGGATGTTAAACAAACTCAGGCGAGTTTGGGTGATATTACAGCACGGGTAGATGGACAGGTTAATCTAGATACTGGCTATGACTTAAATGTCAACGTCTTGCCGTTTCAGTTAGCGACTTTGCCGAATAATTTAACCCAGCAGTTACCTGTAGATTTGGCCGGGGAGGTACAAGCCCAGGTTCAGCTGCGAGGAGCGATCAAAGATCCCCAGCTAACGGGTAACGTTAACAATACTCAGACGGTAATTATTGACCAAACCCCGTTAAAACAAATTGAGGCGGACTTTCGTGCTAATTTAGCCCGAGTTGTTTTGGAAAATGTGCAGATTATTCCGCTTGCAGGAGGCAATGTTACCGCCGAAGGCACAATTGAAACCAACCTCAGACAAGCCTTGGAGAGCGATCAGCCACTAGATGCGACTAAAATGCCTCTGGCGTTTAGTTTTCAGGCGGATTTGCCCACTCGCGAACTTATTTCACCCTATTACCAGTTACCTCAACAGGTGGCAATAGGCGAGCTTCAGGCGCAGGGGCAGATTGATGGAACAGTCGATAATCCCAAAGGCTTAGTTAAGTGGAATATAGCCGATACCAATGCTAGTAATTTAGAAGACATTGCTGGTTCAGGTGAATTGCTCATAGCTAACCAAAACTTAGTATTGCAAGATACTGAAATTATTTACGGTGATGGTCAGGTAGACTTAACAGCAAATGCCAATTTAGACAGTAAACAGTGGCAAGCTAGCCTAGACGCAAATTCCCTCAATCTTACGCCGTTTCTGTCCCAATTTAGTAATCCCAATCTGAACTTAGACCAACCTGTGGCGGTGGATAATGCTACAGCTAAGTTTAACGGCAAATTAGACCAACTGGATTTAGCCAAAATTCAGGGGACTGCTGATTTAAATCTAGATGTTAATGGTGGCGATGTTGCAGTTAATAGTCAAATTAATGCAGGCAATATTCAGGCAAATGCCACGACTAATAATATTCAACTCGATTCTTTTATTACTAGCTTACCCGTTCCTGCATCTGTTCAGTCTGGAGAAATTAGTGCTTCGGGAAGATTAAAACAACTGCTGGCGTTTAATGATAATCCCGGTTTAAATAGTCTCCAAGCGAATGCGGATTTGAATCTACAGGTAGATGGTGAAGCCGTGGCAGTTAATAGCCAGATAGATTCAGGTAGGATTCAAGCCAATGCTAACACCAGTCAAATTGACTTAAATCGCATTGCTCCTAATTTACCTGTTCCTGCCAATATTAGGTCGAGTCAGGTAACAGCTTCTGGGGAACTACGGCAGCTATTGACCTTTGCCGAACAGCGTAATCTTAGTACGGTTGATGCTCGTGTCGATGCGGATTTGAATGTAGCCGAGGGAACAGTACGGGCGATTGCTAATCTGAACAACAATCAGTGGCAGGCTAACCTTGACGCTAACAATGTTAGTTCTCGCCTACTGCTAGAAAAATTTGCTCCTAGCAATCTCGCCTCAGTAGAAGTAGACAACATTAATGCTCAAGCAAATTTGACGGGGGATATCCAGCCTATACTCAATAACGATACGAATATCCCCGTTGCCGTTAATCAATTTACGGTTAATTCTGGGGCGCAAAACGTTAATGCTCGGGGAAATTTAACCCTGGCTAACATTACTAGTAATTTGGACGTTGCTAATACCAATCTCAATATTGCTGCTAATCTCGATTTCGATCGCCTTCCAATCGACCAGATTGTGGCTGCGACTTCCCAGGATAATGAACTAATAGCCCAAAGCGTAAATGTTGGCGGACAGGCTGAGTTCAACGGACAATTTAACGGTCAGCAGTTGCTATCTGCACCAACAGAAAACGTCAGTCTAACAGGAGATTTACGCCTCTTAGACTTTGCCTTTAACGAGATCGACTTTGACCCTGTAATGACGGGTACACTTGATGTACAGCCATATGCGAAGCGGTATCCTTTAGGACAACAGGAAATAGCCTTAAACCTTCAGGGGCAACAGGATGTAATTGCAGCAAGAGCCGTTCCCTGTAATACTAGTGATTGCCAACTACCGTATCTACCAACTAATTTAGAAATACGACAGGGAGAAGATACTAATCAACCCGTAATTGCTACAGGCGATCGCCAGGGTGATATCTTTTCTTTAGATGTTGACAATTTTCCCCTCGCGCTACTCAACCTTGCCCCTGGTACAGCAGCGGGAATTGAAGGAGCTTTAGCGGGGAGAACTACAGGAGAAGTAGACCTCGATCTTTATACCCTAGCAGCAGAAGGAAACATCAACATTGACAATCCAGGATTAGGCTATATTCAGGCAGATTCACTTAACGCAGATTTTAACTATAATCCAGCTAGTAATATTGCAGCGATAAACAGTGCTTCTCTGAACTTAGGCGATAGTGAATATAATCTCAACGCTGCCTTAAATTTAGAGTCAGGACAAATTGACGGAAGACTTGGTATTCCCCAAGCCTATATTCAAGATGTTCTTACCACCCTGCGCTGGTTTACTGTCGAAGACGTTACCAATTTATTTAATATTCCCGATTATGCTGAAGCTAGTGCAATTAGACCAGCACCAGAAAAAGAAACAGTAGACGAATCTATTGCTCGTAAGTTAAATCAACTACGCAAGGTGAATAGCCAAATTCAGGCAAACGCCGCAGCACAAGAAGTTGGCAGTATTCCTACAGAATTAGATATCCAGGGAAAATATCAAGGAGAAGTAATCTTAGGCGGAACAATTCAAACGCCACAAGCAGACTTTAGAGTGGAGGGCAACGATTGGCAGTGGCAACCCAAATCTGCCTATCCCAATATTGTCAATCCTTTAGGCTTAGTAATCGAAGAAGCACAGTATATTTCTTTACCTAAACTAGTAATAGCAGGAGATCTTCAGGGAACAACGGTAGATTTAAACGAGGCAAGCATACAGCTTCAGGAAGCAGTGCTATCTCTACAAGGACAACTATCGCCAGAACAGTTAAACACGGAATTTAGCGTTGCCAATTTAACCGTGGATAACATCAGTAATTTTGTTAACATCCCCGTAGATCTAGCTGGGGAAATTAATAGCGTCGGCACAATTGAGGGAACGCCAAATAATCCTCAGATAGCAGGAAAAGTCGCCTTTTCTGATGGAGCATTCAACGGCAATCTTTTACCATCAAAGCTGGCGGGAAATTTTAACTATGATGGTAGTGAAGTAGTTTTCAATACCACCGCCCCTGATTCAATTCAGGTAAAAGCCACCGTACCCTATCCAATTATTCCTGGAAAAAGCGATCGCCTGACAGCTAGTGCTAATCTGGAGCAAGAAGCCTTTGTCTTTTTGGCTGCTTTTAGTCAGAATTACCTCAACTGGACTGGTGGAGAGGGAAATGCCCAGCTTGAGGCTAGTGCTTCGTTGGATTTAAACCGAGAAAATATAATTTACGATCTAGATGCTCAAGGAGTTGTTAATTTAAAAGATGCCAATGTTTTGGTGGAAACGCCCTTCTTCTCTGAACCATTTATCGGCACAGGCAAAATTACGCTTAATAATCAGATTGTTAACGTTGAAACCCTAAACGGAACCTTCGCCGATAAGGATTTATCCGTTACGGGTAAGCTACCAATTCTCACCGCAGTGAATAATTTAGATAATCCCCTCACTATCGATCTTCCACCAGGAGACATTGAGATCGATGAACTTTATCAAGGAGGAGTTGAAGGTCAGGTAACAGTAACGGGAGCATCCTTAAAACCCGTAATTGGGGGCGAAGTTACCCTAGAAGATGGAGATGTATCTATTCCTGAAAGCGAAACTCCCACTCAAGAAGATACAGTTCAATTTGCCAATACCAAAGTTAGTGATACGGTTGCAGGGACCAAAGCAACTAACAAAGCCCAAGCTCAACCGCAAAATGCTGCTGCTAAATCCTCTTTTGTTACAGCTTTAAATAACCTCAAGGTTAATCTTAAGGACTTCAATCTACAGCAAGATCCTCTATATACTTTTCAGCTTAAAGGCGGTTTAACCCTCAACGGTACAATCGACGAACCAAGCAACATTATTCCCCAAGGAAGGTTACTGCTAACTCAGGCGGATGTCGATCTCTTTAGTAATAGTTTTAGTGCCGCTCGTAATCGTGAAAATACGATTGTGTTTACTCCTAATGCAGGAATATTTAACCCTGAACTTGATATTATCTTGAGAACTACAGTTGAAGATGTTGACGGACAGGAATTTAGTAACCTTCGCCTAGCTGAAGCTAACTCTAATGAGATAGCCGATCCTCTATCATCAACTAATAGCAGTCAGACTGTCCGAATTAGTTTAGTAATTGATGGCGAAACTACCGAAATATTGCCAAACCTAGCGCAAACAAGAAACCTCAACTGTAATATTCGCCCTAACAATGAACCTTTAGTGGAAAAAAATCAATATTACGCTGAAGCAGAATTAAATCGATTTACTCAATGCTTTAATCAAATTGCTGATGCAGGTGGAGATAATCGTAATTTAATCAACTCTCCCGCTGTAGAATTAACCAGCATTCCTTCCCTCAATCAAGGGGAAATTGTGAACTTATTGAGCGGTCAATTTATTGCTTTTGCTCGAGATGTAAGCAATCGTAGTCAATCAGAATTATTTGATTTAGGAGTCAATAAATTTATCTTGACACCGCTGCAAAATGAGGTATTTTACTTTGTCGAGGATACGACAGTACGCTTAGGCAGAAATATTGGCTTGGATTACTTAACAGTATTTCCTAATTTGGAAGCAATTTATGAATTAAATCAGGATTCTTCGGTGCGTTCGACCTATAATTATGTCCTAAATGAAGCCACAATCGAATATCAGAGAAATTTTTAA
- a CDS encoding DUF4347 domain-containing protein, protein MSSLSHRFSNNQKIPNNLDSRAIVFIDSRLSNCNTLIQKVILEARVIVIGLKDDGIREITRILNSTCCQEVYLISHGSPGCLYLGNSELSLNTLIHYELELQSWFKISSPDNNFTFPKLFLSGCDVAAGDAGEEFMTKLNSITGATIAASVSIINNNIFN, encoded by the coding sequence ATGTCGTCTTTATCTCATCGATTTTCTAATAATCAAAAAATACCAAATAACCTAGACAGTAGAGCCATTGTTTTTATTGATTCGAGACTGTCTAATTGTAATACTCTAATTCAAAAAGTAATACTAGAAGCAAGAGTGATTGTAATTGGTCTAAAAGATGATGGGATTAGAGAGATTACCCGCATCTTAAACTCTACCTGCTGTCAAGAAGTATATCTTATTAGTCATGGCTCTCCAGGATGTCTCTATCTTGGCAATAGTGAACTAAGTCTTAACACCCTAATTCACTACGAGCTAGAGCTTCAAAGCTGGTTTAAAATTAGTTCTCCTGACAATAATTTTACTTTTCCCAAACTGTTTTTATCAGGTTGTGATGTAGCGGCTGGAGACGCTGGCGAAGAATTTATGACTAAGCTAAATTCAATTACGGGCGCAACTATTGCAGCTTCAGTCAGTATCATCAATAATAATATTTTTAACTGA